The following are encoded in a window of Roseivirga misakiensis genomic DNA:
- a CDS encoding S41 family peptidase → MKQRLNVLLILLLPVTVFGQKELTKEQILEDYTVLKNVLTKGHPNLYEYTSKSEWDNLFTTFENEEIKTIYNSNDLYKSLIKLTDYVRDGHLIVMRPQLNSLPNFFPLLLKIIDKKFYTDTDDFGIPIGSEILSIDGVNGIDLRNIFLKYAPSDGFNESRKDRQIESEFGILHFYEFGAKPIYEVKYKTQTNKVTTKKVESQTFESIGKRFTKRHSFLARKTLSEQGPHLSVIDSISTAVLTLNSFNLDVEMFQVALEANYKVIKRKKTKNLIIDIRQNEGGYPLNTIRAFSYIANKPFKQQVSSYVITDNLPEEQYSRNLVNGYTFESFFEKFYQNSEKTENGWKSTIDENEPLMIPNKKKFKGKVYVLTGGNTFSAGSSFALFCKNQGITLVGEETGGGYYTQTGGYPVIYTLPNSELKILISFVKINRFVKDETANKGRGILPDDEIILTVSDLIGKRDSQLAYVLKQITNK, encoded by the coding sequence ATGAAGCAGAGATTGAACGTCTTGTTAATTCTTCTTTTGCCAGTAACCGTTTTTGGTCAAAAAGAACTGACTAAAGAGCAAATACTTGAAGATTATACTGTTCTGAAAAATGTTCTTACGAAAGGCCACCCTAATTTATATGAATACACCTCTAAATCTGAATGGGACAACCTATTCACAACCTTTGAGAATGAAGAAATAAAGACGATATACAACAGCAATGACTTATACAAATCCCTTATCAAATTAACAGATTATGTAAGAGACGGTCACTTAATTGTAATGAGACCTCAACTCAATTCATTACCTAATTTCTTCCCACTATTACTAAAAATTATTGACAAGAAATTTTACACTGACACAGATGACTTTGGTATTCCTATTGGCTCTGAAATCCTTTCTATAGATGGAGTGAACGGAATAGACCTTAGAAATATTTTTTTGAAATACGCTCCTTCAGATGGATTCAACGAATCCAGAAAAGACCGTCAAATAGAAAGCGAATTTGGCATTTTACACTTCTATGAATTTGGGGCTAAACCGATCTATGAAGTCAAATACAAGACTCAAACTAATAAGGTCACCACTAAGAAAGTAGAAAGTCAAACATTCGAAAGCATCGGTAAACGATTTACAAAACGACACTCATTTTTAGCAAGAAAGACGTTAAGTGAACAGGGTCCTCATCTTTCTGTGATAGACTCCATAAGTACTGCTGTGTTGACCCTAAATTCTTTCAACTTGGATGTAGAAATGTTTCAAGTAGCTCTTGAAGCTAATTATAAGGTAATCAAACGCAAAAAAACCAAGAATCTCATCATTGACATTAGGCAAAATGAGGGAGGTTATCCTTTAAACACTATCAGGGCATTCTCTTATATAGCCAATAAACCTTTTAAACAACAGGTTTCGTCATACGTCATTACTGATAACTTACCAGAGGAACAATACAGTCGAAATTTGGTCAATGGCTATACATTTGAGAGTTTTTTTGAAAAATTTTACCAAAACTCTGAGAAGACGGAAAACGGATGGAAATCGACAATTGATGAAAATGAACCTTTGATGATTCCAAACAAAAAAAAGTTCAAAGGAAAAGTATATGTTCTAACTGGAGGTAATACTTTTTCGGCAGGTTCTAGTTTTGCGCTATTCTGCAAAAATCAAGGGATTACATTAGTTGGAGAAGAAACAGGTGGGGGTTACTATACTCAAACAGGAGGTTATCCGGTAATTTATACTTTGCCGAATTCTGAATTAAAAATTCTCATTTCTTTTGTAAAAATAAATCGATTCGTAAAAGATGAAACTGCTAACAAAGGACGTGGTATTTTACCGGATGATGAAATCATATTAACAGTCTCCGATTTAATTGGAAAAAGGGATAGTCAGTTGGCTTATGTGTTGAAACAAATTACAAACAAATAA
- a CDS encoding DUF6090 family protein: protein MRLNILNKRSPEGNKRSSYISYAILEILLVVIGILIAVSINNWNEGRKNKDELNQLLVRVKEDLKTDLTKIDNVLNHYENIKPVFEKVLKSEYTVEDYKKNPTIGLLIFGYPELALNQRGVSLLEDFKADMVPEKEKLVLELITFYKEQLWEIKVDDELRSKDYKENFTFWKNNTDWWLDYIQLKITDDFIEYALKSRDYKKRVATAEFFAYKVYLPELDKFKQRGLDLIDKIDKINKQN from the coding sequence ATGAGATTGAATATTTTAAATAAAAGGAGTCCTGAAGGAAATAAAAGGTCCAGTTATATTTCCTATGCAATTCTAGAAATTCTATTGGTCGTAATAGGGATCTTAATAGCGGTTTCAATTAATAACTGGAATGAGGGCAGAAAGAATAAGGATGAACTCAACCAATTACTAGTCAGAGTAAAGGAAGACCTAAAAACGGACCTAACTAAAATTGACAATGTTCTTAATCACTATGAAAATATAAAACCTGTATTTGAAAAGGTTTTAAAATCTGAATACACCGTAGAAGACTATAAAAAGAATCCGACTATAGGTTTACTGATATTTGGTTACCCAGAACTCGCCTTGAACCAAAGGGGAGTTTCATTATTGGAGGACTTTAAAGCCGACATGGTTCCAGAAAAGGAAAAGCTTGTTCTAGAATTAATCACTTTTTACAAGGAGCAGTTGTGGGAAATAAAAGTTGATGACGAACTGCGTTCCAAAGACTATAAAGAAAACTTCACCTTTTGGAAAAACAACACTGATTGGTGGTTAGATTATATACAATTAAAAATAACGGACGACTTTATTGAGTACGCTCTAAAAAGTAGAGACTATAAAAAAAGAGTAGCTACTGCTGAATTTTTCGCCTATAAAGTTTACTTACCTGAATTAGATAAGTTCAAACAGAGGGGGCTTGATTTGATTGATAAAATTGACAAAATCAATAAGCAAAACTAA
- a CDS encoding serine hydrolase domain-containing protein, which produces MKAQITLVFLLLVNIVYTQKIEERIERVENGLTYAITSPVEKEITQSNIIQRLRENKIQGASVAIVNNGQIEWSKAYGVTDGGNSNPVTTETLFQCASIGKVITALAALKLVEDGKIDLDEHVNNKLQRWKINTNESQKVTLRHLLSHSAGLTDDYGFLGYNPEDEIPTLLQILNNDPIANTKKSLEVKTSPGKTERYSGGGYLIIQLLIEELSGLSFADYVQKHVFEPLQMIRSTYDYRPDKNFELSIASGHRSNGKSLKNKKYNIYPERAAAGPWTTAEDLAKLIVGIQGAFNSKANPILKQESTQELLSIQINNKGLGVNLKGIDKPEAFWHAGQNLGYTALLYGLIEKGQGAVILLNSDGGERLMQEFITSVALEYDWPVMKSYRSLEIPKKLQSELIGKYVNTDQNLTLLINAKKGILILTPLGAKKGNQIYRISENRYTFKDSQDYYKLSFNSENGNITMIYTESIGKTLELKKID; this is translated from the coding sequence ATGAAAGCACAAATCACCTTAGTTTTCCTGTTGCTAGTCAATATCGTCTATACTCAAAAAATTGAGGAAAGAATTGAAAGAGTGGAAAACGGCTTGACCTATGCAATAACAAGCCCTGTTGAAAAAGAAATAACTCAGTCAAACATCATTCAAAGGTTACGCGAGAATAAAATACAAGGTGCGAGTGTTGCCATTGTAAACAACGGGCAAATTGAATGGTCAAAAGCCTATGGGGTTACGGATGGTGGGAACTCCAATCCGGTAACAACAGAAACATTGTTTCAATGCGCCTCAATCGGTAAGGTAATTACGGCACTCGCTGCTTTAAAATTAGTTGAAGATGGTAAAATTGACTTAGATGAACATGTTAATAATAAACTCCAACGTTGGAAGATTAACACAAATGAAAGTCAAAAAGTAACGCTTAGACACCTCCTATCTCATTCCGCTGGACTAACTGACGACTATGGTTTTTTAGGTTACAATCCCGAAGATGAAATCCCAACACTACTCCAAATCCTCAACAACGACCCTATAGCTAACACAAAGAAATCTTTAGAGGTTAAAACATCACCTGGTAAGACTGAGAGATATTCAGGTGGAGGCTATCTTATTATTCAATTGTTAATTGAAGAGCTTAGTGGGCTTTCTTTTGCGGATTACGTACAGAAGCATGTTTTTGAACCTCTACAAATGATACGTTCAACTTACGATTATCGACCAGATAAAAACTTTGAATTGTCAATTGCTTCAGGTCATCGCTCCAACGGTAAGTCACTGAAAAATAAAAAGTATAATATTTATCCCGAAAGAGCCGCTGCTGGACCATGGACCACAGCGGAAGATTTGGCCAAATTGATTGTTGGGATTCAGGGTGCATTCAATAGCAAAGCCAATCCAATATTAAAGCAAGAATCGACTCAAGAACTTCTTTCCATTCAGATAAATAATAAGGGGCTTGGGGTAAATCTTAAAGGAATAGATAAACCAGAAGCTTTTTGGCACGCAGGACAAAACTTGGGATATACCGCTTTATTATATGGTCTAATCGAAAAAGGCCAAGGTGCCGTAATACTATTGAATTCAGATGGCGGTGAACGGTTGATGCAAGAGTTTATAACCAGTGTGGCCCTTGAGTATGACTGGCCTGTGATGAAATCTTATCGATCACTTGAAATTCCAAAAAAACTTCAGTCAGAATTAATCGGTAAGTATGTAAATACTGATCAGAATTTAACCCTTTTGATTAATGCCAAGAAAGGCATCCTAATCTTGACCCCTTTAGGTGCAAAAAAAGGTAATCAAATTTACCGGATTAGTGAAAACAGATATACTTTCAAGGATTCGCAAGACTATTATAAGCTCTCCTTCAATTCCGAAAATGGTAATATCACCATGATCTATACTGAAAGTATTGGGAAAACGCTGGAACTGAAGAAAATAGATTAA